The following are encoded together in the Tamandua tetradactyla isolate mTamTet1 chromosome 14, mTamTet1.pri, whole genome shotgun sequence genome:
- the SNX22 gene encoding sorting nexin-22 isoform X2, which produces MLEVHIPSVGPEAEGSRQSPEKSHMVFRVEVLCGGRRHTVPRRYSEFHALHKRIKKLYKVPDFPSKRLPNWRTRGLEQRRQSLEAYIQGILYLNQDVPKELLEFLRLRHFPIDPKASSWGSQLHHRPVISFCVDPYICSSSPEPLPNVVVNGVLQGLYGFNVSPIKAQSTAACHPAPLPLMP; this is translated from the exons ATGCTGGAGGTTCACATCCCGTCGGTGGGGCCTGAGGCCGAAGGGTCCAGGCAGAGTCCAGAGAAGAGCCACATG GTGTTCCGGGTGGAGGTGCTGTGCGGCGGGCGCAGACACACGGTGCCCAGGCGCTACAGCGAGTTCCATGCGCTGCACAAGCGG ATCAAGAAACTGTACAAAGTGCCTGACTTCCCCTCAAAACGCCTGCCCAACTGGAGGACCAGAGGATTGGAACAGCGCCGGCAAAGCTTGGAGGCCTACATCCAG GGCATCCTGTACCTGAACCAGGATGTGCCCAAGGAACTCCTGGAATTCCTGAGGCTTCGGCATTTCCCTATAGACCCCAAAGCCAGCAGCTGGGG CTCCCAGCTGCACCATCGGCCTGTCATCAGCTTCTGCGTGGATCCCTACATTTGCAGCTCTTCTCCAG AGCCCCTGCCTAACGTGGTGGTGAATGGAGTGCTCCAGGGCCTCTATGGCTTTAACGTCAGCCCCATCAAAGCCCAGTCAACAGCTGCCTGTCACCCTGCTCCTCTGCCACTGATGCCCTGA
- the SNX22 gene encoding sorting nexin-22 isoform X1, with protein MLEVHIPSVGPEAEGSRQSPEKSHMVFRVEVLCGGRRHTVPRRYSEFHALHKRIKKLYKVPDFPSKRLPNWRTRGLEQRRQSLEAYIQGILYLNQDVPKELLEFLRLRHFPIDPKASSWGTLGEFLPKDSSSQLHHRPVISFCVDPYICSSSPEPLPNVVVNGVLQGLYGFNVSPIKAQSTAACHPAPLPLMP; from the exons ATGCTGGAGGTTCACATCCCGTCGGTGGGGCCTGAGGCCGAAGGGTCCAGGCAGAGTCCAGAGAAGAGCCACATG GTGTTCCGGGTGGAGGTGCTGTGCGGCGGGCGCAGACACACGGTGCCCAGGCGCTACAGCGAGTTCCATGCGCTGCACAAGCGG ATCAAGAAACTGTACAAAGTGCCTGACTTCCCCTCAAAACGCCTGCCCAACTGGAGGACCAGAGGATTGGAACAGCGCCGGCAAAGCTTGGAGGCCTACATCCAG GGCATCCTGTACCTGAACCAGGATGTGCCCAAGGAACTCCTGGAATTCCTGAGGCTTCGGCATTTCCCTATAGACCCCAAAGCCAGCAGCTGGGG cACTCTGGGGGAGTTCCTGCCCAAGGACAGCAG CTCCCAGCTGCACCATCGGCCTGTCATCAGCTTCTGCGTGGATCCCTACATTTGCAGCTCTTCTCCAG AGCCCCTGCCTAACGTGGTGGTGAATGGAGTGCTCCAGGGCCTCTATGGCTTTAACGTCAGCCCCATCAAAGCCCAGTCAACAGCTGCCTGTCACCCTGCTCCTCTGCCACTGATGCCCTGA
- the SNX22 gene encoding sorting nexin-22 isoform X3, producing the protein MLEVHIPSVGPEAEGSRQSPEKSHMIKKLYKVPDFPSKRLPNWRTRGLEQRRQSLEAYIQGILYLNQDVPKELLEFLRLRHFPIDPKASSWGTLGEFLPKDSSSQLHHRPVISFCVDPYICSSSPEPLPNVVVNGVLQGLYGFNVSPIKAQSTAACHPAPLPLMP; encoded by the exons ATGCTGGAGGTTCACATCCCGTCGGTGGGGCCTGAGGCCGAAGGGTCCAGGCAGAGTCCAGAGAAGAGCCACATG ATCAAGAAACTGTACAAAGTGCCTGACTTCCCCTCAAAACGCCTGCCCAACTGGAGGACCAGAGGATTGGAACAGCGCCGGCAAAGCTTGGAGGCCTACATCCAG GGCATCCTGTACCTGAACCAGGATGTGCCCAAGGAACTCCTGGAATTCCTGAGGCTTCGGCATTTCCCTATAGACCCCAAAGCCAGCAGCTGGGG cACTCTGGGGGAGTTCCTGCCCAAGGACAGCAG CTCCCAGCTGCACCATCGGCCTGTCATCAGCTTCTGCGTGGATCCCTACATTTGCAGCTCTTCTCCAG AGCCCCTGCCTAACGTGGTGGTGAATGGAGTGCTCCAGGGCCTCTATGGCTTTAACGTCAGCCCCATCAAAGCCCAGTCAACAGCTGCCTGTCACCCTGCTCCTCTGCCACTGATGCCCTGA